One region of Camelina sativa cultivar DH55 chromosome 6, Cs, whole genome shotgun sequence genomic DNA includes:
- the LOC104793337 gene encoding uncharacterized protein LOC104793337, whose product MNRVTSSSNAQTKKKLSNSQSQPPEKKERNVKSERFPVNPLRGLSTRSCGSSNASEASNGSHRFLLSHSFSSSSSSSSSLGVVPRRPLKSVAKTPKSAPVVSKPLIRKKPRSTEEIKLKSTLTEKPNLHKSQRCKTNPVSGKRPTCKVTMKPDKASVLKKQSSVSREVKQLRDSQTTIRVDDSIAQSTPLSKLGTGSDLTYRSKGEATDDGGRLSSNSSSNQDRTPPAQASVSPEIQCGSSMNFSASTQSQACYAAGHLLSGVSDKRKCKPKGLLTVGENGFEVGKGKILNDSDEFNEGDFGNDGSCDNTSMMPLPADASVHWLLSPCDEEKEHEKELYEDGFSQFPQIVDCVGHETPSPLSDRSASPDYLCNISSGRSLSPMDICKETTRRISSSLSPNELFRFRRFMHLSSCDGEASAFDSTPTCELDPSEHLKGDKLSPLSVDTLGSENVIQTPESSSSFDNYFGLSCSQAEIQKTHDVGSDLESLTMTFQSTDLSPRIQASSQDPSCSSFNFESLATSSDSIDLSQFQRALVDRSCCHPHVTLDKVSRTHVGVEKLNSHMPEVKSQQITDTEFVMQNYKESSAPPGKGRELLPCSAAESISTDGGGLICSEDSNWMACYKN is encoded by the coding sequence ATGAATCGAGTAACGTCTTCTTCAAATGCGCaaacgaagaagaaactttCTAATTCTCAGTCGCAGCCGCCGGAGAAAAAGGAGAGGAACGTGAAAAGTGAGAGATTTCCAGTGAACCCTTTGAGAGGTTTGAGTACAAGAAGCTGTGGAAGCAGCAATGCGAGTGAAGCATCCAACGGTAGTCACAGGTTCTTGCTTTCTCATTCTttctcatcgtcttcttcatcttcttcttcgttgggAGTTGTTCCTCGTCGACCATTGAAATCAGTGGCTAAAACCCCCAAATCTGCTCCCGTTGTGAGTAAACCCTTAATTAGAAAGAAACCAAGGTCTACGGAGGAGATTAAGTTGAAATCAACTCTTACTGAGAAACCCAATTTGCATAAGTCTCAGAGATGTAAGACCAATCCTGTGTCTGGAAAGAGACCAACTTGTAAAGTTACCATGAAGCCTGATAAAGCTTCAGTTTTGAAGAAACAATCTTCTGTTTCTAGAGAGGTTAAGCAGCTTAGAGATAGCCAAACTACGATTAGAGTAGATGACAGTATTGCTCAGAGTACTCCTTTGTCTAAGTTAGGAACTGGATCTGATTTAACATATAGAAGCAAGGGTGAAGCTACAGATGATGGTGGTAGATTAAGTAGCAACAGTAGTAGTAATCAAGACAGGACACCACCTGCTCAAGCTTCGGTGTCTCCAGAGATACAGTGTGGATCGTCTATGAATTTTTCTGCATCAACTCAATCACAAGCTTGTTATGCTGCTGGCCATTTACTCTCAGGTGTTAGTGATAAGAGGAAGTGCAAGCCTAAAGGGTTACTCACTGTCGGTGAAAATGGTTTTGAGGTTGGTAAGGGCAAGATACTGAATGATTCTGATGAATTTAATGAGGGAGATTTTGGTAATGATGGAAGTTGCGATAACACATCTATGATGCCTTTGCCTGCGGATGCGTCAGTGCACTGGCTTTTATCTCCTTGCGATGAGGAGAAAGAACATGAGAAGGAATTATATGAAGATGGCTTCTCTCAGTTTCCTCAAATCGTTGACTGTGTTGGCCATGAGACTCCTTCGCCATTATCAGATCGTAGTGCTTCTCCGGATTATTTATGCAACATTAGCAGCGGCAGAAGTCTTTCACCCATGGATATATGTAAAGAGACTACGAGAAGGATCAGTTCTTCGCTTTCTCCTAATGAGCTTTTTCGGTTCAGAAGGTTTATGCACCTCTCATCCTGTGATGGTGAAGCTTCAGCATTCGACAGTACCCCTACATGTGAGCTGGATCCTTCTGAGCATTTGAAAGGAGACAAACTGTCTCCCTTATCTGTTGATACGCTAGGAAGCGAGAATGTAATTCAAACACCAGAATCCAGCTCAAGCTTTGACAATTATTTTGGACTCTCGTGTTCCCAAGCTGAAATCCAAAAGACACATGATGTTGGTTCAGATTTGGAATCACTGACAATGACGTTTCAGTCAACCGATTTGTCACCAAGGATCCAGGCTTCATCGCAGGACCCGAGCTGTTCAAGTTTCAACTTTGAGTCTTTGGCCACATCTTCTGATTCCATTGATCTCTCACAGTTTCAGAGAGCTTTAGTTGACAGGAGTTGTTGTCATCCACATGTTACACTGGATAAAGTGTCAAGGACACATGTGGGAGTAGAGAAACTTAATAGCCACATGCCTGAAGTGAAATCCCAACAGATTACAGATACTGAATTCGTTATgcaaaattacaaagaaagttCTGCTCCTCCAGGAAAAGGAAGGGAACTGCTTCCATGCTCTGCTGCGGAGTCAATAAGCACTGATGGTGGAGGTCTGATTTGTTCTGAGGATTCAAATTGGATGGCATGCTACAAGAATTAA